A stretch of the Vigna radiata var. radiata cultivar VC1973A chromosome 7, Vradiata_ver6, whole genome shotgun sequence genome encodes the following:
- the LOC111242105 gene encoding zinc finger protein 853-like, whose amino-acid sequence MNVGQVKNHLQVKRKKQKLLQEQEQQLGGQEPLQHPLLGQELQEQPLLEELLQQSLLEELLEQPIPWQGQELLEQPLPWQGQELLEQPLPWQEQELLEQPLPWQEQELLQQPLPWQELQQQPLPWQEQQQQPLLGQQQQPPLSGQELLQQWQEQEQLLPGQEQLEQEWLQLLQQPHEEHFHSPPH is encoded by the exons ATGAATGTTGGCCAAGTCAAAAACCATTTACAG gTTAAacgaaaaaaacaaaagttactACAAGAGCAAGAGCAGCAACTAGGAGGACAGGAGCCACTGCAGCACCCACTGTTAGGACAGGAGTTGCAGGAGCAGCCACTGTTAGAAGAGTTGCTGCAGCAGTCACTACTAGAAGAGTTGCTGGAGCAGCCAATACCGTGGCAGGGGCAGGAGTTGCTGGAGCAGCCACTACCGTGGCAAGGGCAGGAGTTGCTGGAGCAGCCACTACCGTGGCAAGAGCAGGAGTTGCTGGAACAGCCACTACCGTGGCAAGAGCAGGAGTTGCTGCAACAGCCACTACCGTGGCAGGAGCTACAGCAGCAGCCACTACCGTGGCAAGAGCAGCAGCAGCAACCATTATTAGGACAGCAGCAGCAGCCACCACTATCAGGGCAGGAGTTGCTGCAGCAATGGCAGGAGCAGGAGCAGCTACTCCCCGGACAAGAGCAGCTAGAGCAGGAGTGGCTGCAGTTGCTACAGCAGCCGCATGAGGAGCATTTTCATAGTCCACCAcactag